In the genome of Trypanosoma brucei gambiense DAL972 chromosome 11, complete sequence, the window ACAGGCAATGGACCGCTTGCTTCAGTTCCACAGCCAATCCGGAGTGGGTTTCATGAGGGGCTCACCACCGCCAGGTTCATCCGGAGGCCTGTCACGGTTAACTGCCGTGGTGCCCGTCGCTGCACCCGGTTCGGTGGAGGCGGAAACGGTGACAACTCTAGAGACGTTCTTTGAGGTAGTTGCTACGGTGACTGAGTCTATCGACCGAGTAAATGTGTTAATGTGCGAAATGTCTAAGAAGCACGAACAAGCCATGGACACAGTGAACGTGGCAAAGTGTGACGCGATTAGAAAGGAAGTTGGCGATTTGGATGACGAAATTAACAATACAATCCAGAAGGCGTGTAAGGGGGTCGAGGATATGGAAAACCTAACGAAGAAACTCAAAGAAACTCCGGAGATGGAGGGACGGTTTGCGGGAGTTATTCGTTTAGAGGAGAACCAACGGCGGTTCGTGCTCCAGAAACTCTCGGAGACAATGGAAGGCCTGCAAAAGCGCCAGCTGGTGGCGGAGAAAAACTACCTCTCGCAGACGGAGCGGCGGATAAAAATTGCCTACAGCAATCCAGACGGAGGCGAGATGGACGACGAAACAGCCCACCAACTGGCCATGCAGGTGATGGAAAAGGGTGCAACAACAGCCATTTTCCAGCAGAGCAAAGAAGTTCTGGCTCAAATGCTTGAAACTAGGAGCGACATCTACCGCATTGAAATGTCTATGCGGTCCCTAAACCGAGTCTTCAGCGACCTGGCAATCCTTGTAGAGGAGCAGGGAGACCTCATGAATGTGATTATCAGAAACATTGACTCGACAAACTTGTACATGGAGAAAGCCCACAGGGAGCTACAACAGGCACGTGCTTACCAAAGGGCGAGTCGAAGCAAACTGATGTGTCTTCTGATGATTGGGGTTATAATCATtgctctttttgttgccgCTGGTTTGCTAGGGTCGTTATTGTAAAGTAGCAGCAACCCACATGTACACACGAATATGTATGCACATGTGTGCATCTTCAGCCGTTGTGCGGGGATTGATTTgatttcgttttgttttttgcttttgctcaaTCATTTGC includes:
- a CDS encoding syntaxin, putative, which codes for MDRLLQFHSQSGVGFMRGSPPPGSSGGLSRLTAVVPVAAPGSVEAETVTTLETFFEVVATVTESIDRVNVLMCEMSKKHEQAMDTVNVAKCDAIRKEVGDLDDEINNTIQKACKGVEDMENLTKKLKETPEMEGRFAGVIRLEENQRRFVLQKLSETMEGLQKRQLVAEKNYLSQTERRIKIAYSNPDGGEMDDETAHQLAMQVMEKGATTAIFQQSKEVLAQMLETRSDIYRIEMSMRSLNRVFSDLAILVEEQGDLMNVIIRNIDSTNLYMEKAHRELQQARAYQRASRSKLMCLLMIGVIIIALFVAAGLLGSLL